Proteins co-encoded in one Brassica rapa cultivar Chiifu-401-42 chromosome A02, CAAS_Brap_v3.01, whole genome shotgun sequence genomic window:
- the LOC103852640 gene encoding uncharacterized protein LOC103852640 yields the protein MDHPHVRLHHNPLKCCHYSLHKEAMEESKKYERMVKQTMDKNKKKNNKRGHGSGSGSGLLGVKVRKLQILIPGGKRCNHPDLLLSKTVDYIVHLKLKIRFLKALSDMYSL from the coding sequence ATGGACCACCCGCACGTTCGTTTGCATCACAACCCTTTGAAGTGTTGTCATTACTCATTACACAAAGAGGCAATGGAGGAGTCAAAGAAATACGAGAGGATGGTGAAGCAAACAATGgacaagaacaagaagaagaacaacaaaAGGGGTCATGGCTCTGGGTCAGGATCCGGGTTGCTTGGGGTGAAGGTGAGGAAGCTCCAAATACTGATACCGGGTGGAAAGAGATGCAACCACCCGGATCTGCTTTTATCTAAAACCGTGGATTATATTGTCCACTTGAAGTTGAAGATTAGGTTCCTTAAAGCACTCTCAGATATGTACTCTCTCTGA
- the LOC103852641 gene encoding probable alpha,alpha-trehalose-phosphate synthase [UDP-forming] 8, with protein MTVPGIISGSSEVTSSPRERKIIVANTLPLQSKRDSETGKWSFSWDEDSLQLQLKDGFPPDTEFLYVGSLNAHVEPNEQEAVSQTLLTSFNSVATFLPKDLQEMYYRGFCKHQLWPLFHYMLPMFPDHGDRFDRKLWQAYVSANKIFSDRVMEVINPEDDYVWIQDYHLMVLPTFLRKRFNRIKLGFFLHSPFPSSEIYRTLPVRDEILRGLLNCDLIGFHTFDYARHFLSCCSRMLGLDYQSKRGHIGLDYFGRTVFIKILPVGVHMGRLESVLNLPSAAAKIKEIQEEFKGKKLVLGIDDMDIFKGISLKLLAMESLFETYWHLRGKVVLVQIVNPARTSGKDVEEAKRETYVTAKRINERYGSLDYKPIVLIDRLVPRYEKSAYYAAADCCLVNAVRDGMNLVPYKYIVCRQGGSLVNDSSPRTSTLVVSEFIGCSPSLSGAIRVNPWDVDDVAQAVNSALKMSEAEKQLRHEKHYHYISTHDVGYWAKSFMQDLERACKDHYSKRCWGIGFGLGFRVLSLSPSFRKLSVEHIVPVYRKAQRRAIFLDYDGTLVPESSITQDPSAEVLSVLKALCEDDKNTVFIVSGRGPESLSEWLSPCENLGIAAEHGYFIRWNSKKEWETCYASTGTEWKAMVEPVMRSYMEATDGSSIEFKESALVWHHQDADPDFGSCQAKELLDHLESVLANEPVVVKKGQHIVEVKPQGVSKGLAAEKVIREMVERGEPPEMVICIGDDRSDEDMFEGMLSTVTNPELLIQPEVFACTVGRKPSKAKYFLDDVADVLKLLKGLGDSSSSLKTTSHTEVAFESII; from the exons ATGACCGTTCCAGGAATCATCTCCGGCTCCTCCGAGGTAACTTCTTCTCCACGCGAGAGGAAGATCATCGTGGCCAACACGTTACCTCTCCAATCCAAAAGAGACTCAGAAACAGGCAAATGGAGTTTCTCATGGGACGAAGACTCTCTCCAGCTCCAGCTCAAAGACGGCTTCCCTCCAGACACAGAGTTCCTCTACGTCGGCTCCCTCAACGCACACGTGGAACCAAACGAGCAAGAAGCAGTCTCGCAAACCCTCCTCACCAGTTTCAACTCCGTCGCCACCTTCTTACCCAAAGACCTTCAAGAAATGTACTACCGCGGCTTCTGCAAACACCAGCTGTGGCCTCTCTTCCACTACATGCTCCCCATGTTCCCCGACCACGGTGACCGTTTCGACAGAAAGCTCTGGCAGGCTTACGTCTCCGCCAACAAGATCTTCTCCGACAGGGTGATGGAAGTCATCAACCCCGAGGACGACTACGTCTGGATCCAAGATTACCATCTCATGGTTCTCCCCACCTTCTTGAGGAAACGTTTCAACAGAATCAAACTTGGTTTCTTTCTCCACAGCCCTTTCCCTTCCTCAGAGATCTACCGGACGTTACCCGTCCGCGACGAGATCCTCAGAGGCTTGCTGAACTGTGATCTCATCGGCTTCCACACGTTTGACTACGCGAGACACTTCTTGTCTTGCTGTAGTAGAATGCTCGGTCTTGATTACCAGTCTAAGCGCGGACACATCGGTCTTGATTACTTTGGTAGGACCGTGTTCATCAAGATCCTCCCCGTCGGTGTCCACATGGGTAGGTTAGAGTCTGTTCTCAACCTCCCTTCAGCCGCGGCCAAGATTAAAGAGATCCAAGAAGAGTTCAAAGGGAAGAAGCTGGTCCTCGGCATCGACGACATGGACATCTTCAAAGGCATTAGCTTAAAGCTTTTGGCGATGGAGAGTCTCTTCGAGACGTACTGGCACTTGAGAGGGAAAGTAGTTCTTGTTCAGATAGTCAACCCCGCGAGAACCTCTGGTAAAGACGTGGAAGAAGCTAAGAGAGAGACCTACGTGACTGCTAAAAGGATCAACGAGCGCTACGGTAGTCTTGATTACAAGCCTATAGTGTTGATAGACCGTCTTGTTCCTCGTTACGAGAAGAGCGCTTACTACGCTGCTGCGGATTGCTGTTTGGTGAATGCGGTGAGAGATGGTATGAACTTGGTGCCTTATAAGTATATAGTCTGCAGGCAAGGAGGGAGTCTTGTTAATGATTCGTCGCCTAGGACGAGTACTCTTGTTGTGTCTGAGTTTATTGGATGCTCGCCTTCTCTGAGTGGTGCTATTAGAGTGAATCCATGGGATGTGGATGACGTTGCTCAAGCGGTGAACTCGGCTCTTAAAATGAGTGAAGCTGAGAAGCAGCTAAGGCATGAGAAGCATTACCATTATATTAGTACTCATGATGTTGGTTACTGGGCGAAGAGCTTCATGCAGGATCTTGAGAGAGCTTGCAAGGATCATTACAGTAAGCGTTGCTGGGGGATTGGgtttggattagggtttagggttttgtcGCTGTCTCCTAGCTTTAGGAAGCTGTCTGTGGAACACATTGTTCCGGTTTATAGGAAAGCGCAGAGGAGAGCTATATTTCTTGATTATGATGGGACTCTGGTCCCTGAAAGCTCCATTACTCAAGATCCAAGTGCTGAGGTTTTGTCTGTTCTGAAGGCTCTTTGTGAAGATGATAAGAACACAGTGTTTATTGTTAGTGGGAGAGGACCAGAGTCTCTGAGCGAGTGGTTGTCTCCTTGTGAGAATCTTGGTATAGCTGCTGAACATGGATACTTCATAAG GTGGAATAGCAAGAAAGAATGGGAGACTTGTTACGCGTCTACGGGTACAGAGTGGAAGGCAATGGTGGAGCCTGTTATGAGATCATACATGGAGGCAACAGATGGGTCTAGTATAGAGTTTAAAGAGAGTGCTTTGGTATGGCATCATCAAGACGCTGATCCAGATTTTGGTTCTTGCCAAGCTAAGGAGCTTCTTGATCACCTAGAGAGTGTGCTTGCGAATGAGCCTGTTGTTGTCAAGAAGGGTCAACACATTGTTGAAGTAAAACCACAG GGTGTAAGCAAAGGTCTAGCTGCTGAGAAAGTAATCCGGGAGATGGTTGAACGTGGGGAGCCACCAGAGATGGTGATATGCATAGGAGATGACAGGTCTGACGAGGACATGTTTGAGGGTATGTTGAGTACGGTGACAAATCCAGAGCTTCTGATTCAACCAGAGGTTTTTGCATGCACTGTTGGGAGAAAACCAAGCAAGGCTAAGTACTTCTTGGATGATGTAGCTGACGTGCTTAAGCTACTAAAAGGTTTGGGGGATTCATCGTCGAGCTTGAAGACCACATCTCACACAGAAGTTGCATTTGAAAGCATCATTTAA